TGAGGAGATATGAAGAGGCAAGAGAAAGAATCTATAAAAAATCTTGATGATTTTAAGAGGAAGTTCAGTAGTTTAAATGAAAAACTTAAAGAGAGTATTCTTTTGAGAGATAGAATTATTCTGGATATCTTGAAATCAAAAGAAATTGTAGAAAGAAGAGACGAATTTAACTTCTCTCCATTTTTTGTTGATGGATCCCTTATGAAAATGGGCGGCAATTATCCAAACTTTTTCTATATCTTTCGCTCCCTTGCCATAAATCCATTCAATGGACAAAGAATATTTATGTATGACCTCTTTTCTCCCCTCCTTTCTGAGGATAGAGCCTATTTTGAGAGAATTTTAAACGAGATAAAAAGGAGAGAAGAGGCACTACTTTCAGATTTAACATATGCAGAGGAGAGAATAAGGTATGAGAGAATGGCAAAATTGGAGATTCTTGTGGCAACAGATTCTGTTGATTTCTTAAAAGAAGGAGACCTCTTAATTATGGATGGCTCCTTAACACACTTTCAAAAGCAAGCTGTGAGAGAATTTAATGAACTTCTAAATAAATGTAGGTCTAAAAATATTACACTTGTTGGTGTGATAGAGGATATATATGGAAAGGAACTTTCAAATTTAGATTTATCTGATAAAGAGTTACTCACAGGAAAGTTGTCAATAGGAGAGATGATTTTTCTTCCATATC
The sequence above is a segment of the Caldisericia bacterium genome. Coding sequences within it:
- a CDS encoding DNA double-strand break repair nuclease NurA, which gives rise to MKRQEKESIKNLDDFKRKFSSLNEKLKESILLRDRIILDILKSKEIVERRDEFNFSPFFVDGSLMKMGGNYPNFFYIFRSLAINPFNGQRIFMYDLFSPLLSEDRAYFERILNEIKRREEALLSDLTYAEERIRYERMAKLEILVATDSVDFLKEGDLLIMDGSLTHFQKQAVREFNELLNKCRSKNITLVGVIEDIYGKELSNLDLSDKELLTGKLSIGEMIFLPYPKKKQGFSMVYLRSSNDPIPIAFDIPSEFKDRYREVASFIMFITERNGRGIPFFLDMVDREVKLTEKEIRLMGKQFLDEEIFETFFTPKRRLR